A region of Deinococcus apachensis DSM 19763 DNA encodes the following proteins:
- a CDS encoding DinB family protein — MRGEVNELRDFLKEQYAAELGAFRAALNTVPEKSFALSGTGHSPAWHALHIAEWLRLAVLNDRSPSYAHLGWEDQAWTRELGGTPARGESAGKDAVLAYLDDISGQVLTFLQGMSEADIRGTSFSPSAPNGERPRLQGLGLHLRHIAYHRGQVRLGMKEQA, encoded by the coding sequence GTGCGTGGTGAAGTGAACGAGTTGAGGGACTTCCTGAAAGAGCAGTACGCGGCGGAGCTGGGGGCCTTCCGCGCGGCGCTAAATACCGTTCCAGAGAAGAGCTTCGCCCTGTCGGGGACGGGTCACAGTCCGGCCTGGCACGCCCTGCACATCGCGGAGTGGCTGCGGCTGGCCGTGCTGAACGACCGTTCCCCCAGCTACGCCCACCTGGGCTGGGAGGACCAGGCATGGACGCGGGAACTAGGCGGCACCCCCGCTCGGGGCGAGAGCGCCGGAAAGGACGCGGTGCTCGCGTATTTGGATGACATTTCCGGGCAGGTGCTGACGTTCCTGCAAGGCATGAGCGAGGCGGACATACGGGGCACCAGCTTTTCCCCCAGCGCCCCGAATGGCGAGCGGCCCCGCCTCCAGGGGCTGGGGCTGCACCTGCGGCACATCGCGTACCACCGGGGCCAGGTGCGCCTCGGGATGAAGGAGCAGGCATGA
- the purF gene encoding amidophosphoribosyltransferase, with protein MIFDPVTDKPQDECGVFGLYSPQPNDLAWLTYLGLFALQHRGQEAAGMCVSDGDKFHVDKDLGLVTQVFDERRLDGLRLPNARVSIGHVRYSTTGSNLRFNAQPLTTRTNKGLLGLAHNGNFVNAREVRGAMLMEGALFQTTNDSEVMLNLIARESHMDLIEATASAMKKLKGGYACVLMSRTALIGFRDPHGVRPLVIGQREDGAWVLASEPCALYAVGARLIRDVQPGELVWFDRDGLHSLMVEPKRPTPCSFEWIYFARSDGELDGVDIHESRLRMGAQLARERPVDADIVVPVPDSGIGAAIGYARESGIPFDYGLYKNPYAGRTFIAPTQEARELKVKMKLSPTSAVRGKRVVLIDDSIVRGTTSRQIVNLLREAGALEVHFRVSSPPITHPCFYGIDTAARKELVASTHSIEEIRELIGADTLAFISEPGLRQAIGGSGLCGACFTGDYPAGTPLLNDVDKLALEV; from the coding sequence GTGATCTTCGACCCCGTGACCGACAAGCCGCAGGACGAGTGCGGTGTCTTCGGCCTGTACTCGCCGCAGCCGAACGACCTCGCCTGGCTGACCTACCTGGGCCTGTTCGCCCTGCAACACCGCGGGCAGGAGGCGGCGGGCATGTGCGTTTCCGACGGCGACAAGTTCCACGTGGACAAGGACCTGGGCCTGGTCACCCAGGTCTTCGACGAGCGGCGGCTGGACGGCCTGCGGCTGCCCAATGCCCGCGTCAGCATCGGCCACGTGCGCTACTCCACCACGGGCTCCAACCTGCGCTTCAACGCGCAGCCCCTCACCACCCGCACGAACAAGGGTCTGCTGGGCCTGGCGCACAACGGCAATTTCGTGAACGCCCGCGAGGTCCGGGGCGCCATGCTGATGGAGGGCGCCCTCTTCCAGACCACGAACGACTCCGAGGTGATGCTCAACCTCATCGCCCGCGAGTCGCACATGGACCTGATTGAGGCGACAGCGAGCGCGATGAAGAAGCTCAAGGGCGGGTACGCCTGCGTGCTCATGAGCCGCACGGCCCTGATCGGCTTCCGCGACCCACACGGTGTGCGACCCCTGGTGATCGGCCAACGGGAGGACGGGGCGTGGGTCCTCGCGTCCGAGCCCTGCGCCCTGTACGCGGTCGGTGCCCGGCTGATCCGCGACGTGCAGCCTGGCGAGCTCGTGTGGTTCGACCGGGACGGGCTGCACTCGCTGATGGTGGAACCGAAGCGGCCCACCCCCTGCTCGTTCGAATGGATCTACTTCGCGCGCAGTGACGGCGAACTCGATGGCGTGGACATTCACGAGAGCCGCCTCCGTATGGGCGCGCAGCTCGCCCGCGAGAGGCCGGTGGACGCGGATATCGTGGTGCCCGTGCCCGACTCCGGCATCGGCGCGGCCATCGGGTACGCCCGCGAGAGCGGCATCCCCTTCGACTACGGCCTGTACAAGAACCCCTACGCGGGCCGCACCTTCATCGCCCCCACCCAGGAGGCGCGCGAGCTGAAGGTCAAGATGAAGCTCTCGCCCACAAGCGCGGTGCGGGGCAAACGGGTCGTCCTGATCGACGATTCCATCGTGCGCGGCACCACCAGCCGCCAGATCGTGAATCTGCTGCGCGAGGCGGGGGCGCTGGAAGTCCACTTCCGGGTCTCCAGCCCGCCCATCACGCACCCGTGCTTCTACGGCATCGACACCGCCGCCCGCAAGGAGCTCGTCGCCAGCACCCACAGCATCGAAGAAATCCGGGAGCTGATCGGCGCCGACACCCTCGCCTTCATCAGCGAGCCTGGCTTACGGCAGGCCATCGGCGGCTCAGGCCTGTGTGGCGCATGCTTCACCGGGGATTACCCGGCGGGCACGCCCCTGCTGAACGACGTGGACAAGCTGGCGCTGGAGGTTTGA
- a CDS encoding YwbE family protein, whose protein sequence is MPPSRSQIRPGLTVDIVQKQDQASGRLTRGVVAQVLTKSPTHPHGIKVRLTTGQVGRVQAVVGAVETG, encoded by the coding sequence ATGCCTCCTTCCCGTTCCCAGATTCGGCCCGGCCTGACCGTGGACATCGTGCAGAAACAGGACCAGGCGAGTGGCAGGCTCACACGCGGCGTGGTGGCGCAAGTGCTCACGAAGTCGCCCACCCACCCCCACGGCATCAAGGTCCGGCTGACGACGGGGCAGGTGGGGAGGGTGCAGGCAGTGGTGGGCGCGGTGGAGACGGGCTGA
- the purL gene encoding phosphoribosylformylglycinamidine synthase subunit PurL gives MTAVNPSLRDRAGTFGLTTDEYDLLVQGIGREPNALEAAIVGAMWSEHCGYKNSRPLFRAFPTTGPQVLQGPGENAGVVDIGEGWGVAFKMESHNHPSAVEPVQGAATGVGGILRDIFAMGARPFAVLDSLRFGNPDSPRTRFLLNGVVEGISHYGNAIGVPTVGGEVTFHPSYQENPLVNVMALGLLRHEDLAKGTMGEVGNQIVYVGSKTGRDGLGGAVFASADLSDASQADRPAVQVGDPFMEKLLLEATLEAIQAGLVAGVQDMGAAGLVSSTCEMAYRASLGITMNLDLVPTRESGMVPMELCLSESQERMILVPVPGREQELLDLLAKWELDVVTIGEVEAHGRYRLTWRGEIVCDLPVALLNEAPKYTRQGVESEEIQARRERDLSGVPVPGDLGAVLVDLLTHPTIASKRPIFERYDHQVMTNTVVVPGAADAAVLRVKGSGMGVAATSDCNPRFVYLDPYTGAAAAVAEAARNLACVGATPLAITDNLNFGNPHNLDVYYQLQQSVQGISDACRALNTPVTGGNVSLYNQYTEGDHKVAIHPTPTIGMVGVLPDVNQRATLGLKAGPHTLYLLGRHATTIGASQYLETVHGLEAGRVPELDLELEGKVIEGTLALIRAGLTTTAHDCSEGGLAVALAEMAIAGGQGLKVTLAAPEGGRPDALLFGEAHSRVIVAVPLGHEQAAQELLDGLRIPYTVLGDSTPGSERVAISVTGANVQLSVTLDALRTAFETPLREILG, from the coding sequence ATGACGGCGGTGAACCCTTCCCTCCGCGACCGCGCCGGAACCTTCGGCCTGACCACCGACGAATATGACCTCCTCGTCCAGGGCATCGGGCGCGAGCCGAATGCGCTGGAGGCGGCCATTGTCGGCGCGATGTGGTCCGAGCACTGCGGGTACAAGAACTCGCGGCCCCTCTTCCGCGCCTTTCCCACGACCGGGCCGCAGGTGTTGCAAGGCCCCGGCGAGAACGCGGGCGTGGTGGACATCGGCGAGGGGTGGGGCGTGGCCTTCAAGATGGAGAGTCACAACCACCCCAGTGCCGTGGAACCTGTGCAGGGGGCGGCGACGGGCGTTGGCGGCATCCTGCGCGACATCTTCGCCATGGGCGCTCGGCCCTTCGCGGTGCTGGACTCGTTGCGCTTCGGCAACCCCGACTCGCCCCGCACCCGGTTCCTGCTGAACGGGGTCGTGGAGGGCATCAGCCACTACGGCAACGCCATCGGCGTGCCCACGGTGGGTGGCGAGGTGACCTTCCACCCCTCCTACCAGGAGAACCCGCTGGTTAACGTGATGGCCCTGGGCCTGCTGCGCCACGAGGACCTGGCGAAGGGCACGATGGGCGAGGTCGGCAACCAGATCGTATACGTCGGTTCCAAGACGGGGCGCGACGGGCTGGGCGGCGCGGTGTTCGCATCGGCGGACCTCAGCGACGCCTCGCAGGCCGACCGCCCCGCCGTGCAGGTGGGCGACCCCTTCATGGAGAAGCTGCTGCTGGAGGCCACGCTGGAGGCAATTCAGGCGGGCCTGGTGGCGGGCGTGCAGGACATGGGTGCCGCCGGTCTGGTCTCCTCCACGTGTGAGATGGCGTACCGGGCAAGTCTGGGCATCACCATGAACCTCGACCTCGTGCCGACGCGGGAGAGCGGCATGGTGCCGATGGAGCTGTGCCTCAGCGAGTCGCAGGAGCGCATGATTCTGGTGCCCGTGCCGGGGCGGGAGCAGGAACTGCTCGACCTCCTCGCCAAGTGGGAACTCGACGTGGTGACCATCGGCGAGGTAGAGGCGCACGGCCGTTACCGCCTGACCTGGCGCGGCGAGATCGTCTGTGATCTGCCCGTCGCCCTGTTGAACGAGGCGCCCAAGTACACTCGCCAGGGCGTGGAGTCGGAGGAGATCCAGGCCAGGCGCGAGCGGGACCTGAGCGGCGTGCCGGTCCCCGGCGACCTGGGCGCGGTGCTGGTGGACCTCCTCACTCACCCCACTATCGCCTCCAAGCGCCCGATCTTCGAGCGGTACGACCATCAGGTCATGACGAATACGGTGGTCGTGCCGGGGGCCGCCGACGCCGCCGTGCTGCGCGTGAAGGGCTCCGGTATGGGCGTGGCCGCCACCTCCGATTGCAACCCACGCTTCGTGTACCTCGACCCCTACACCGGGGCCGCCGCCGCCGTCGCCGAAGCGGCGCGCAACCTCGCCTGCGTGGGGGCGACGCCCTTGGCGATCACGGACAACCTCAACTTCGGGAACCCGCACAACCTCGACGTGTACTACCAGCTTCAGCAGTCCGTTCAGGGCATCTCGGACGCCTGCCGCGCACTGAATACGCCTGTGACGGGCGGCAATGTCAGCCTCTACAACCAGTACACGGAGGGGGACCACAAGGTCGCCATTCACCCCACCCCCACCATCGGCATGGTCGGCGTGCTGCCCGACGTGAACCAGCGGGCCACGCTGGGGCTGAAGGCCGGGCCGCACACCCTCTACCTGCTCGGCAGGCACGCGACGACCATCGGCGCCTCGCAGTACCTCGAAACGGTGCATGGGCTGGAGGCGGGCCGGGTGCCCGAGCTGGACCTGGAGTTAGAAGGAAAGGTCATTGAGGGGACGCTCGCCCTCATCCGCGCGGGTCTGACGACTACCGCTCACGACTGCTCGGAGGGCGGCCTCGCTGTCGCCCTGGCCGAGATGGCGATTGCGGGTGGGCAGGGCCTGAAGGTCACGCTGGCCGCGCCGGAAGGGGGGCGCCCGGACGCCCTGCTGTTCGGGGAGGCGCACAGCCGCGTGATCGTCGCCGTTCCCCTGGGCCACGAGCAGGCGGCTCAGGAACTGCTGGACGGCCTGCGGATTCCTTACACCGTGCTGGGGGACAGCACCCCGGGCAGTGAGAGGGTTGCCATTTCCGTGACCGGGGCGAACGTACAGTTGAGCGTGACTCTTGACGCGCTGAGAACCGCCTTTGAAACGCCGCTGCGGGAGATCCTGGGGTGA
- a CDS encoding CBS domain-containing protein codes for MNVAALMTSPPVSVTPDYSLPDAARLMRQRGIRRLPVLDGPRLVGIVTDRDLREAMPGRVTTLSMWEATTQLAGVCVGDVMRRSVVTTTPDADARDAAYTLLRWRIGGMPVVDDSGAVVGMLTITDLLHDYARMPEPLPKEPGLTGTPAGLEAPL; via the coding sequence ATGAATGTCGCCGCCCTGATGACCTCTCCCCCCGTCTCCGTCACCCCCGACTACAGCCTGCCCGACGCGGCGCGGCTGATGCGGCAGCGGGGCATTCGCCGCCTGCCTGTCCTCGACGGCCCCCGGCTGGTCGGCATCGTGACCGACCGCGACCTGCGAGAGGCGATGCCGGGCCGAGTCACCACCCTGAGCATGTGGGAGGCGACCACCCAGCTCGCGGGCGTGTGCGTGGGCGACGTGATGCGCCGCAGCGTGGTCACGACCACCCCCGACGCGGATGCGCGGGACGCAGCCTACACCCTGCTGCGCTGGCGCATCGGCGGGATGCCCGTAGTGGACGACTCGGGCGCCGTGGTTGGGATGCTCACCATCACCGATCTGCTGCACGACTACGCCCGCATGCCGGAGCCCCTGCCCAAGGAACCTGGCCTCACGGGCACCCCCGCCGGGCTGGAGGCCCCACTATGA
- the purC gene encoding phosphoribosylaminoimidazolesuccinocarboxamide synthase: protein MKLEQRYEGKAKRVYATENPHEYIVEYKDDATAFNGVKKAQIRGKGEINNAITAHLFPLLEAAGIPTHFVERLSDREQRVRAVEIIPVEVIVRNVAAGSFSERLGVEEGTELRRPVVEYCYKSDTLGDPLINTDTAVALDWAGEEELSRIRELALRVRDFLTPYFAGRGIRLVDFKLEFGRTHDGQIILADEISPDTCRFWDAATNEKLDKDRFRRDLGGVEDAYAEMLRRVIAPAQG, encoded by the coding sequence ATGAAGCTTGAGCAACGGTACGAAGGCAAGGCGAAGAGGGTCTACGCCACCGAGAATCCCCACGAGTACATCGTGGAGTACAAGGACGACGCCACCGCCTTCAACGGGGTGAAAAAGGCCCAGATTCGGGGCAAGGGCGAGATCAACAACGCGATCACCGCGCATCTCTTCCCGCTGCTGGAAGCGGCCGGGATTCCCACCCACTTCGTCGAGCGGCTGAGCGACCGCGAGCAGCGTGTCCGGGCGGTCGAGATCATTCCCGTCGAGGTCATCGTGCGGAACGTGGCGGCGGGCAGCTTCAGCGAGCGGCTGGGCGTGGAGGAAGGGACGGAACTGCGCCGCCCCGTCGTTGAGTACTGCTACAAGAGCGACACGCTGGGGGATCCCCTTATCAACACGGACACCGCCGTCGCGCTGGACTGGGCGGGCGAGGAGGAGTTGAGCCGCATCCGCGAACTCGCGCTCCGGGTCCGTGACTTCCTGACCCCGTACTTCGCGGGGCGCGGCATCCGCCTGGTCGACTTCAAGCTGGAGTTCGGGCGCACCCACGACGGCCAGATCATCCTCGCCGACGAGATCAGCCCCGACACCTGCCGCTTCTGGGACGCGGCCACGAACGAGAAGCTTGACAAGGACCGCTTCCGCCGCGACCTGGGCGGGGTGGAGGACGCCTACGCCGAGATGCTACGGCGCGTCATCGCACCCGCCCAGGGTTGA
- a CDS encoding protein jag, translated as MDNRTNLDDYLAGLGISDADESAPLPPAPEVAAPASHALEAAHEDPRAVLERFLKGLTSRIDPELSVTVREGEDALEAEISGENAARLAGRDGRTLGAIEVIAYTVLAKQAGRSDLRVRVDVGGFRRRQADTLSKLAERLAVQVAKSGEAHELQPMPAADRRVIHIALKEHPDVMTESIGEGSARRLIIRPRHG; from the coding sequence ATGGACAACCGCACGAACCTCGACGACTACCTCGCGGGGCTGGGGATCAGTGACGCCGACGAGAGCGCGCCGCTTCCCCCCGCCCCGGAGGTCGCCGCCCCGGCCTCCCACGCGCTGGAGGCCGCGCACGAGGACCCCCGGGCGGTGCTGGAACGCTTCCTGAAGGGCCTGACGAGCCGCATCGACCCTGAACTCTCCGTCACCGTCCGCGAGGGCGAGGACGCCCTGGAGGCCGAGATCAGTGGGGAGAACGCCGCCCGGCTGGCGGGCCGCGATGGCCGCACGCTGGGCGCCATCGAGGTCATCGCGTACACGGTCCTTGCCAAGCAGGCGGGCCGCAGCGACCTGCGGGTGCGGGTGGACGTGGGCGGCTTTCGCAGGCGGCAGGCCGACACCCTCTCCAAGCTCGCCGAGCGGCTGGCCGTGCAGGTCGCCAAGAGCGGCGAGGCGCACGAACTCCAGCCCATGCCCGCCGCTGACCGCCGCGTGATCCACATCGCCCTTAAGGAACACCCCGACGTGATGACCGAATCCATCGGTGAGGGAAGCGCCCGGCGATTGATCATCAGGCCCCGGCACGGGTAG
- the prmC gene encoding peptide chain release factor N(5)-glutamine methyltransferase: MPPEPQLLTVRAWLHEAARLLRDAGVPSPQADARVLVTHVLNLGGAALLTRGGEVVPEADAARLKNLITRRATREPLQHLLGEVEWGGVRLRTDGRALVPRPETEWLLHLAIETLRDRIAPHVLDVGTGTGALALGLKAARPDVTVTATDLSPDALGLARENATLNGLDVAFIEGSLLAGLPGPFDLIVSNPPYLPGTDRAEADPEVRFDPDLALYAGPDGLDVARPLAAEAGCALAPDGVLLLELDPRNAALFAEELRHHGWHAEVLPDLTGRERFVRAGRPTLL, from the coding sequence ATGCCCCCCGAGCCTCAACTCCTCACCGTCCGCGCGTGGCTGCACGAGGCCGCGCGCCTGCTGCGTGACGCGGGAGTGCCCTCGCCCCAGGCGGACGCGCGGGTGCTCGTGACCCACGTCCTGAACCTGGGAGGGGCAGCCCTGCTCACCCGTGGAGGGGAGGTGGTGCCTGAGGCCGACGCGGCGCGGCTGAAGAATCTCATTACGCGCCGGGCGACCCGCGAACCCCTCCAGCATCTGCTGGGCGAGGTGGAGTGGGGCGGCGTGCGGCTGCGAACGGACGGGCGGGCGCTCGTGCCCCGGCCTGAAACGGAGTGGCTGCTGCACCTGGCCATCGAGACGTTGCGGGACAGGATTGCGCCGCACGTGCTGGACGTGGGAACCGGGACGGGGGCGCTCGCGCTGGGGCTGAAGGCTGCCCGCCCCGATGTCACAGTGACGGCCACCGACCTCAGTCCGGATGCCCTGGGCCTGGCGAGGGAGAACGCGACCCTGAACGGGCTGGATGTCGCGTTCATCGAAGGCAGTCTCCTCGCGGGTCTCCCCGGCCCCTTCGACCTGATCGTGAGCAACCCGCCCTACCTGCCGGGCACTGACCGGGCGGAGGCTGACCCCGAAGTGCGCTTCGACCCCGACCTCGCCCTGTACGCGGGGCCGGACGGGCTGGACGTGGCGCGACCCCTGGCAGCGGAGGCGGGCTGTGCCCTCGCCCCGGATGGCGTGCTGTTGCTGGAACTCGATCCGCGGAATGCGGCCCTCTTTGCCGAAGAGCTGCGTCACCACGGCTGGCACGCCGAAGTCCTCCCTGACCTGACCGGGCGGGAGCGGTTCGTGCGGGCGGGAAGGCCTACTCTCCTCTGA
- the purS gene encoding phosphoribosylformylglycinamidine synthase subunit PurS: MPTFTAKVFVTLKPSILDPQGRTVERALSHLDHANVSGVRVGKYIELTLSGERPGVETQLQGIVENVLSNPVMENARWELEEVREVAGA; the protein is encoded by the coding sequence ATGCCCACCTTTACCGCCAAAGTCTTTGTCACCCTCAAGCCGTCCATCCTCGACCCGCAGGGCCGCACCGTGGAGCGGGCGCTGTCGCACCTGGACCACGCCAATGTGTCGGGGGTGCGCGTCGGCAAATACATCGAACTCACGCTCAGCGGTGAGCGCCCGGGGGTCGAAACCCAATTGCAAGGCATAGTGGAGAACGTGCTGAGCAACCCCGTGATGGAAAACGCGCGCTGGGAGCTGGAAGAGGTGCGCGAGGTGGCGGGCGCGTGA
- the purQ gene encoding phosphoribosylformylglycinamidine synthase subunit PurQ has protein sequence MKTAVIQFPGSNCDADALHAARLTLDPDAQFVWHTEAGLPEGTELVFLPGGFSYGDHLRSGAIAARSPIMAAVKEHAERGGFVLGVCNGFQVLTEAGLLPGALSRNRDVHFHCAPVHLRVENAHTAYTEAYESGQTIEIPIAHGEGNYYADPETIARLEAEGRVVFRYLDNPNGSLNDIAGIINEGGNVLGMMPHPERAVELLLGSEDGRGIFESLKACVVK, from the coding sequence GTGAAGACGGCTGTGATCCAGTTCCCCGGCTCCAACTGCGACGCGGACGCCCTGCACGCCGCCCGGCTGACCCTGGACCCGGACGCGCAGTTCGTGTGGCACACCGAGGCGGGCTTGCCGGAAGGTACCGAACTCGTGTTCCTGCCAGGCGGGTTCTCCTACGGGGACCACCTGCGCTCCGGGGCGATTGCCGCCCGCAGCCCGATCATGGCCGCCGTGAAGGAACACGCCGAGCGTGGCGGCTTTGTCCTGGGTGTCTGCAACGGCTTTCAGGTGCTGACGGAGGCGGGCCTGCTCCCCGGCGCCCTCTCGCGCAACCGCGACGTGCACTTCCACTGCGCGCCCGTTCACCTGCGGGTGGAGAACGCGCACACGGCCTACACGGAGGCGTACGAATCCGGCCAGACCATCGAGATTCCCATCGCGCACGGCGAGGGCAACTACTACGCGGACCCGGAAACGATTGCCCGCCTGGAGGCCGAGGGCCGGGTGGTGTTCCGCTACCTGGACAACCCCAACGGCTCCCTGAACGACATCGCCGGGATCATCAACGAGGGCGGGAACGTGCTGGGCATGATGCCGCACCCCGAGCGCGCGGTGGAGTTGCTGCTGGGGAGCGAGGACGGGCGGGGAATCTTCGAGTCGCTGAAAGCGTGCGTGGTGAAGTGA
- a CDS encoding AfsR/SARP family transcriptional regulator — protein sequence MTGHAPITQNLQLRTLGDAVVLRGGQPLEWPAHSAEELLWYLHAHPEGAYRADLLMDLWGLEDTPAAGNRFRVALHRLRATLGSVVTVTEVRGRYALHPDLLTASDTAALQEGLQAARLARTDAEREEALRRALACVEGEYLPQVRADWVEEARAYWRSARVRAHVALAALHCARRECPLSTQALGRALQADPLIGEDHHQRLMTCLAQTRGRFEAVEHYRRYRRYLRQEVGDTPMPDTVDMAERLKAGELLCPEAEREL from the coding sequence ATGACAGGCCATGCTCCCATCACCCAGAACCTTCAGCTCCGCACGCTCGGCGACGCGGTGGTCCTGCGAGGCGGTCAGCCCCTGGAGTGGCCCGCCCATAGCGCCGAGGAACTGCTGTGGTACTTGCACGCCCACCCGGAGGGCGCGTACCGGGCGGACCTGCTGATGGACCTGTGGGGCCTGGAGGACACCCCCGCCGCTGGCAACCGCTTCCGGGTGGCGCTGCACCGACTGCGGGCGACGCTGGGCAGTGTGGTCACCGTGACCGAGGTGCGGGGGCGGTACGCGCTGCACCCCGACCTCCTGACGGCGAGCGACACGGCGGCGTTGCAGGAGGGCTTGCAGGCGGCCCGGCTGGCCCGAACAGACGCCGAGCGCGAGGAGGCGCTGCGCCGCGCACTCGCCTGCGTAGAGGGCGAGTACCTGCCCCAGGTGCGGGCCGACTGGGTGGAGGAGGCGCGGGCGTACTGGCGCTCGGCCCGGGTGAGGGCCCACGTGGCGCTTGCCGCGCTGCACTGCGCCCGGCGCGAGTGCCCGCTGTCGACCCAGGCCCTGGGGCGGGCGCTGCAGGCCGACCCCCTGATCGGCGAGGACCACCACCAGCGCCTGATGACCTGCCTGGCCCAGACACGCGGGCGCTTCGAGGCGGTCGAACACTACCGCCGCTACCGCCGTTACCTGCGGCAGGAGGTGGGCGACACGCCCATGCCCGACACGGTGGACATGGCCGAGCGCCTCAAGGCGGGCGAGCTGCTGTGCCCGGAGGCCGAGCGGGAGCTGTAG
- a CDS encoding cytochrome c oxidase subunit II, with product MTKGSRAPVPRLEHHTLERIETVWFGIAVAMAVLLFASVVASFVSGTYPALRGEGGHHITGVENGRLDPRNLAATPFAKPGLRENPDGSLEAFVVARAFAFEPAVLRVPAGRPITFHVTSADVLHGYEVEGTNINATAMPGQVTSFTTTFRQPGELDTICNEYCGVGHHSMITRVIVEAPQQATTQP from the coding sequence ATGACGAAGGGTTCACGCGCCCCCGTTCCCCGGCTGGAGCATCACACCCTGGAGCGGATAGAAACCGTGTGGTTCGGGATCGCGGTGGCGATGGCGGTCCTGCTGTTCGCCAGCGTGGTCGCCAGCTTCGTCAGCGGCACCTACCCGGCCCTGCGGGGCGAGGGGGGCCACCACATCACCGGCGTGGAGAACGGGCGGCTCGACCCCCGCAACCTCGCTGCCACACCGTTCGCCAAGCCCGGCCTGCGGGAGAACCCCGACGGCAGCCTAGAAGCCTTTGTCGTCGCGCGGGCCTTCGCCTTCGAGCCCGCCGTGCTGCGGGTGCCCGCGGGCCGCCCGATCACCTTCCACGTGACCTCGGCGGACGTGCTGCACGGCTACGAGGTAGAGGGCACGAACATCAACGCGACCGCCATGCCCGGCCAGGTGACGAGCTTCACCACCACCTTCCGCCAGCCGGGCGAGCTGGACACCATCTGCAACGAGTACTGCGGCGTCGGCCACCACAGCATGATCACCCGGGTGATCGTGGAAGCGCCGCAGCAGGCCACGACCCAGCCCTGA